A genome region from Thermoanaerobaculia bacterium includes the following:
- the tsf gene encoding translation elongation factor Ts, producing MQITAQMVKELRERTGAGMMDCKNALAETGGNFEQAVDTLRKKGLAAAAKRSGRVAAEGLVSSYIHAGGKIGVLIEVNCETDFVARTDEFQELVRDIAMHIAAAEPRYVERAEVTAEILDREKAIYRDQALESGKPPAVVEKIVEGKMEKFYAEAVLLEQPFVKDTDTTIGQMITAKVAKIGENIKVRRFARFKLGEGIEKVEKDFAAEVAGMTQG from the coding sequence ATGCAGATTACGGCCCAGATGGTCAAAGAGCTCCGCGAGCGCACCGGCGCGGGGATGATGGACTGCAAGAACGCGCTGGCGGAGACCGGCGGCAACTTCGAGCAGGCCGTGGACACGCTGCGCAAGAAGGGTCTCGCGGCGGCCGCGAAGCGCTCCGGCCGCGTCGCCGCGGAGGGGCTCGTCTCCTCCTACATCCACGCCGGCGGCAAGATCGGCGTGCTGATCGAGGTCAACTGCGAGACCGACTTCGTGGCGCGCACCGACGAGTTCCAGGAGCTCGTGCGCGACATCGCGATGCACATCGCAGCGGCCGAGCCGCGCTATGTCGAGCGCGCCGAGGTGACCGCCGAGATCCTCGACCGTGAGAAGGCCATCTACCGCGATCAGGCGCTCGAATCCGGGAAGCCGCCGGCCGTCGTCGAGAAGATCGTCGAGGGCAAGATGGAGAAGTTCTACGCCGAGGCGGTGCTCCTCGAGCAGCCGTTCGTCAAGGACACCGACACCACGATCGGCCAGATGATCACCGCCAAGGTCGCGAAGATCGGCGAGAACATCAAGGTCCGGCGTTTCGCCCGCTTCAAGCTCGGCGAGGGTATCGAGAAGGTCGAGAAGGACTTCGCCGCCGAAGTCGCCGGCATGACGCAGGGCTGA